Proteins encoded together in one Candidatus Hydrogenedentota bacterium window:
- a CDS encoding transposase has translation MPQSFVRILGHLIFSTKHRVACLNAEIRPKLYGYMAGVLEGEGCREILIGGVEDHVHIAFAMAKVAAPIKLVEVVKKQSSKWIKTQDRAFDKFYWQSGYALFSVSPSNLDTLRGYILNQERHHKKMTFQDELRILLRKHGIEFDERYLWD, from the coding sequence CCGCATATTGGGACATCTGATATTCAGCACAAAGCATCGAGTCGCTTGCTTGAATGCGGAAATCCGCCCGAAGCTCTATGGCTACATGGCTGGGGTGCTCGAAGGCGAAGGTTGTCGTGAAATCCTCATCGGCGGCGTGGAGGATCACGTTCACATTGCGTTCGCGATGGCGAAGGTGGCCGCGCCCATCAAATTGGTTGAGGTAGTAAAGAAGCAATCCTCGAAGTGGATCAAAACGCAGGACAGGGCTTTCGACAAATTCTATTGGCAGTCCGGTTATGCGCTATTTTCCGTCAGCCCATCGAATCTGGACACGCTGCGCGGTTACATTTTGAACCAGGAACGGCACCACAAGAAAATGACCTTTCAAGATGAACTCCGCATCTTATTGCGAAAACACGGTATTGAGTTTGACGAACGGTATCTGTGGGATTAG
- a CDS encoding histone deacetylase: MPKNTGYCFREEGLLHDTGRGHPECAARLEAIRKAFADAKVEYIAIDVEPATREDLLRVHTAEHIDTIERTCKQNADYPDADTVMVKASWDAALLAAGGAIAACKAVLEGKVDNAFSAMRPPGHHAERDRAMGFCLFNNIAIAARWLRDVRGIGKVAILDWDVHHGNGTQHTFYDDDTVYYASMHQHPLYPGTGYPSERGKNNTNLNVQMDWGFGPKEWLAALDMQIIPEFERFKPDFLLISSGFDAHKMDPLASQRLETETYAEMTRRVKHLANGGIVSLLEGGYHLGALGESAVAHFNALRE; this comes from the coding sequence ATGCCTAAGAACACCGGCTATTGTTTTCGCGAGGAAGGGTTGTTGCACGACACGGGGCGTGGGCATCCGGAGTGCGCGGCGCGGCTCGAGGCGATTCGGAAGGCGTTCGCGGATGCGAAGGTCGAGTACATCGCGATCGACGTCGAACCGGCCACGCGGGAAGATTTGCTGCGCGTCCATACCGCGGAACATATCGACACGATCGAGCGCACCTGCAAGCAGAACGCCGATTATCCCGACGCGGACACCGTCATGGTGAAGGCGTCGTGGGACGCGGCGCTACTTGCAGCGGGCGGCGCGATTGCCGCGTGCAAGGCCGTGCTCGAGGGCAAGGTGGACAACGCGTTTTCCGCGATGCGGCCGCCCGGCCACCACGCGGAACGCGACCGCGCGATGGGCTTCTGCCTGTTCAATAACATCGCCATCGCCGCGCGGTGGCTGCGCGACGTGCGCGGCATCGGCAAGGTCGCAATCCTCGATTGGGACGTGCACCATGGCAATGGCACGCAGCACACGTTTTACGACGACGACACCGTCTATTACGCGAGCATGCATCAGCACCCGCTGTATCCCGGCACGGGCTACCCCAGCGAGCGAGGCAAGAACAACACAAACCTGAACGTGCAGATGGACTGGGGTTTTGGGCCGAAGGAATGGCTCGCCGCGCTGGATATGCAAATCATACCGGAGTTCGAGCGTTTCAAGCCTGATTTCCTATTGATATCGAGCGGGTTCGACGCGCACAAGATGGACCCGCTCGCGTCGCAGCGCCTCGAAACCGAAACCTACGCGGAGATGACGCGCCGCGTGAAACACCTCGCGAACGGCGGCATCGTGTCGCTGCTCGAGGGCGGCTACCACCTCGGCGCGCTCGGCGAGTCGGCGGTGGCGCATTTCAACGCGCTGCGGGAATGA
- a CDS encoding DUF1572 family protein has protein sequence MSDEFGAALIAECNRRLFDESLPRIEKCLGLLMEDEIWYRPNAETVSVGNLVLHLCGNVRQWICTGLGRQEDHRERDKEFAEPGPMPTSELLGRLDATMRDAKAVIDSLDPSTLMEKRSVQIYQESGLSILIHVVEHFTYHTGQITYFTKSRKAVDTGYYAGKKLGTRTRL, from the coding sequence ATGTCAGACGAATTTGGGGCGGCGTTGATCGCGGAATGCAACCGCCGTCTCTTCGACGAATCGCTTCCGCGCATTGAGAAGTGTCTGGGACTACTGATGGAGGACGAGATTTGGTACCGTCCCAACGCGGAGACCGTCAGCGTCGGCAATTTGGTGCTGCACCTCTGTGGAAACGTGCGGCAATGGATTTGCACCGGACTTGGGCGGCAGGAGGATCACCGCGAGCGAGACAAGGAATTTGCCGAACCCGGGCCGATGCCGACTTCAGAATTGCTCGGTCGCCTTGACGCCACGATGCGTGACGCGAAGGCTGTAATCGATTCGCTTGATCCATCAACGTTAATGGAGAAGCGCTCAGTGCAGATTTATCAGGAATCCGGCTTGAGCATCCTCATCCACGTGGTCGAACATTTCACCTACCACACCGGCCAGATCACGTACTTCACCAAATCGCGTAAGGCCGTCGACACCGGCTATTACGCGGGCAAGAAACTCGGCACGCGCACGCGGCTATGA
- a CDS encoding NAD-dependent deacylase yields the protein MSAGSQYPNLRQFGRIVFFTGAGLSAESGIPTYRGRGGIWKQYNYEDFACQRAFDRDPEKVWDFHDKRRERVAACEPNEGHRIVAEVLRAEPESCVVTQNIDGLHQRAGVDPSKVIELHGSLWRVRCDRDGIVVANDQIPIDPRHCACGAYWRPDIVWFEDMLDRRVLERAEAALTKADAIVSIGTSGVVYPAAELPRIAVANGAVSIEINPEDTPVSHLYQHRLRMPASEALAKLRR from the coding sequence ATGAGTGCCGGTTCTCAATATCCGAATCTACGACAATTTGGCCGCATCGTCTTCTTCACCGGTGCGGGGCTTTCCGCCGAGAGCGGCATTCCGACGTACCGCGGGCGCGGCGGGATTTGGAAGCAATACAACTACGAAGATTTCGCGTGCCAGCGCGCGTTCGATCGCGACCCGGAAAAGGTGTGGGACTTTCACGACAAACGCCGCGAGCGCGTAGCGGCGTGCGAGCCGAACGAGGGACACCGCATCGTTGCGGAGGTGTTGCGGGCGGAGCCTGAATCCTGCGTGGTTACGCAAAACATCGACGGCCTGCATCAGCGGGCGGGAGTCGATCCGTCGAAAGTCATCGAACTGCACGGCAGTCTCTGGCGCGTGCGCTGCGACCGCGACGGCATCGTGGTCGCAAACGATCAAATTCCGATCGATCCCCGTCACTGCGCGTGCGGCGCATATTGGCGCCCGGACATCGTGTGGTTCGAGGATATGCTCGATCGTCGGGTGCTCGAGCGGGCGGAGGCGGCGCTGACCAAGGCCGACGCAATTGTGAGTATTGGCACCTCGGGCGTGGTGTATCCCGCCGCGGAGTTGCCGCGCATCGCCGTGGCGAACGGCGCGGTATCAATCGAGATCAACCCCGAAGACACGCCCGTCTCGCATCTTTACCAGCACCGGCTGCGCATGCCCGCCAGCGAGGCGTTGGCGAAGTTGCGGCGCTAA
- a CDS encoding DUF1501 domain-containing protein, with the protein MRSATNTNRRLQFLTRRQFFRDCGVGVGKIALASLLTRGAIAVPANPLAIRQPHFAAKAKRVIYLFMAGAPSQLDLFDYKPTLVKYDGQPIPPDIVKDQRYAFIQRNAGLLATRFAFAKHGQSGAELSEMLPHLAKVADDICLIKSMWTNQFNHAPAQIMMNTGSPQLGRPSMGAWVSYGLGSEADALPGFVVLSTGEGVSGGAHCWGCGFMPTVYQGVPFRSAGDPILNVSNPKFVDAQTQRESLDLINQLNQHRFEAVGDPEIETRISNYELAYRMQSSAPELMDISKESPETLALYGAEPGKASFANNCLLARRLLERGVRFVNVYHGGWDHHSDVAGGLKGQCGATDQASAALLIDLKRRGMLDDTLVIWGGEFGRTPMVESSAALGRSMGRDHHPQAFTMWLAGAGVRTGQTIGATDDLGFHIAERPIHVHDLQATILHLLGLEHTELTYRFKGRDFRLTDVSGSIVSEILA; encoded by the coding sequence ATGAGATCGGCGACGAACACCAACCGGCGTTTGCAGTTCCTGACCCGCCGGCAATTCTTCCGCGATTGCGGCGTGGGCGTGGGCAAGATCGCGCTCGCCTCGCTGCTGACGCGCGGGGCGATCGCCGTTCCGGCGAACCCGCTGGCGATCCGCCAGCCGCACTTCGCCGCGAAGGCGAAACGCGTCATCTATCTCTTCATGGCCGGCGCGCCGAGCCAGCTCGATCTGTTCGATTACAAACCGACGCTGGTGAAATACGACGGCCAGCCGATTCCGCCGGATATCGTGAAGGACCAGCGGTATGCGTTCATTCAGCGCAACGCCGGGTTGCTCGCGACGCGGTTCGCATTCGCGAAGCACGGCCAGTCCGGCGCGGAACTTTCCGAGATGCTGCCGCACCTTGCGAAAGTTGCCGATGACATTTGCCTGATCAAATCGATGTGGACGAACCAGTTCAATCACGCGCCCGCGCAGATCATGATGAATACGGGTTCGCCGCAACTGGGCCGCCCGAGCATGGGCGCGTGGGTGTCATATGGACTCGGCAGCGAGGCGGACGCGCTGCCTGGCTTCGTCGTGTTGAGCACCGGCGAAGGCGTAAGCGGCGGCGCGCATTGCTGGGGCTGCGGGTTCATGCCGACGGTGTATCAGGGCGTGCCGTTCCGCAGCGCGGGCGACCCGATCCTGAACGTGTCGAACCCGAAATTTGTGGACGCGCAGACGCAGCGCGAATCGCTAGACCTGATTAATCAGTTGAATCAGCACCGGTTCGAGGCCGTCGGCGATCCCGAGATCGAGACGCGCATCAGCAATTACGAACTCGCGTACCGCATGCAGTCGAGCGCGCCGGAACTCATGGACATCTCGAAGGAGTCGCCTGAAACGCTCGCGCTGTACGGCGCGGAACCGGGCAAAGCGTCCTTCGCGAACAATTGCCTGCTCGCGCGGCGATTGCTCGAACGCGGCGTGCGCTTCGTTAATGTCTACCACGGCGGATGGGACCACCACAGCGACGTCGCGGGCGGACTCAAGGGCCAATGCGGCGCGACGGACCAGGCGTCCGCGGCGCTGCTGATCGATCTCAAGCGGCGCGGCATGCTCGACGACACACTGGTGATCTGGGGCGGCGAATTCGGGCGCACGCCAATGGTCGAATCGAGCGCGGCGCTGGGCCGCAGCATGGGGCGCGATCACCATCCGCAAGCGTTCACCATGTGGTTGGCGGGCGCGGGCGTGCGCACGGGACAAACAATCGGCGCGACGGACGATCTCGGGTTCCACATCGCAGAGCGGCCGATTCACGTACACGATTTGCAGGCGACGATCTTGCACCTGCTCGGCCTCGAACATACCGAACTTACCTACCGCTTTAAGGGGCGCGACTTCCGCTTGACGGACGTTTCCGGCTCAATCGTCAGCGAAATTCTCGCCTAG
- a CDS encoding class I SAM-dependent methyltransferase produces the protein MLNDAIMYRLRTVFEFHEHTVAISQLEGWLSDIQGYTLMVLAEQGPGLGAIVEIGSFKGKSTCWLAKGAMRACREKVYAIDSFTGSPEHQKGMENEDHDIVNSGSTLEAFKRNTSFLGVADHVETIVAKSEDAAAAWNKPIRLLFIDADHSYEASKRDFDLWSPHVIQGGLIAFHDIGAWEGVTDFYNQEVKSNPDYRELLNVMGLVVVERIV, from the coding sequence ATGCTGAACGACGCTATCATGTACCGGCTGCGAACGGTCTTCGAGTTTCACGAACATACCGTCGCCATTTCGCAACTCGAGGGCTGGCTCTCCGACATTCAGGGCTACACGCTCATGGTGCTTGCGGAACAGGGTCCGGGGCTCGGCGCGATCGTCGAGATCGGCAGTTTCAAAGGCAAATCGACATGCTGGCTTGCGAAAGGAGCGATGAGGGCTTGCCGCGAAAAGGTCTACGCCATCGATTCGTTCACAGGTTCTCCCGAGCATCAGAAAGGTATGGAGAACGAGGACCACGACATCGTAAATTCGGGGTCAACGCTCGAAGCGTTCAAGCGTAACACGTCGTTTCTGGGCGTCGCGGATCACGTCGAGACCATCGTGGCGAAGTCGGAGGACGCGGCGGCGGCTTGGAACAAGCCCATTCGTCTGCTGTTCATCGATGCCGATCACTCGTACGAAGCGTCCAAGCGCGATTTCGATTTGTGGTCGCCGCATGTAATTCAGGGCGGGCTTATCGCGTTCCACGATATCGGCGCTTGGGAAGGCGTCACCGACTTCTACAATCAGGAAGTGAAATCGAACCCGGACTATCGTGAACTCCTGAACGTGATGGGGCTGGTCGTTGTCGAGCGAATCGTCTAG
- a CDS encoding DUF72 domain-containing protein — MSSESSSVRVGPAGWSYDDWKGVVYPPDKPRSLHPLEFLSRYFDTVEVNMSFYRPPSAAHSEAWVNKVSANPRFMFTYKLWERFTHHRDEWPSVSELRQFRDGIAPCVEAGKFGALLVQFPWSFKRTPENRQWLARVLEAFAEYPMALEIRHNSWNRPEVFEALADRRVAFCNIDQPLFQNSIGVTDYVTARVGYVRLHGRNAADWFREDASRDDRYNYLYTRNELKEWLAVVQRMRKLAQDIYVVTNNHFAGQAVVNAFELKHGLGQGVEEIPECLIEKYPRLKDIKDLNDAKDVTGG, encoded by the coding sequence TTGTCGAGCGAATCGTCTAGCGTACGCGTCGGCCCCGCGGGTTGGTCGTACGACGACTGGAAAGGTGTCGTCTATCCGCCGGACAAACCGCGATCGCTGCACCCGCTCGAATTCCTCAGCCGCTACTTCGACACCGTCGAGGTGAATATGTCGTTCTACCGTCCGCCGAGCGCGGCGCACAGCGAGGCGTGGGTGAACAAAGTGAGCGCGAACCCGCGCTTCATGTTCACGTACAAACTCTGGGAGCGGTTCACGCACCACCGAGACGAATGGCCGAGTGTGAGCGAGCTGCGGCAGTTTCGCGACGGTATTGCGCCCTGCGTCGAGGCGGGTAAGTTCGGCGCGCTGCTCGTGCAGTTTCCGTGGAGTTTCAAGCGCACGCCGGAAAACCGGCAATGGCTCGCGCGGGTGTTGGAAGCGTTCGCGGAGTATCCGATGGCGCTGGAGATTCGCCATAATTCGTGGAACCGGCCCGAAGTGTTCGAGGCGCTCGCGGACCGGCGCGTGGCGTTCTGCAACATCGATCAGCCGCTGTTTCAGAATTCGATCGGCGTTACCGATTACGTCACCGCGCGCGTGGGCTATGTGCGGCTGCACGGGCGAAATGCCGCGGACTGGTTCCGCGAGGACGCCTCGCGCGATGACCGCTACAATTACCTGTACACGCGCAACGAGCTAAAGGAATGGCTTGCCGTCGTCCAGCGCATGCGCAAACTCGCGCAGGACATCTACGTCGTCACCAACAACCACTTCGCGGGGCAGGCGGTGGTGAATGCGTTTGAGTTGAAGCACGGGTTGGGGCAAGGGGTCGAGGAAATACCCGAGTGCTTGATCGAAAAGTACCCGAGACTAAAGGACATCAAGGACCTAAATGACGCAAAGGACGTAACGGGGGGCTGA
- the dnaJ gene encoding molecular chaperone DnaJ, which produces MARQRDYYDILGVPREASAEDIRKAYLKLAHKFHPDKTGGDKAAEDKLKEINQAYDVLKNKDKRAKYDQFGHMGEQMGGAEGFGGFGGFGGAGAQGFEAPFDEFFDVLFGRSSGGGRGRRTAARAGADLEYRLGISLREAASGTKKKVKFQRREVCSDCSGTGAQAGTQPQACADCQGTGQVRRAQGFFSITQTCGRCRGTGRIITKPCTRCSGTGRYRAERELSVDLPGGVDTGSRLRLAGEGEPGEHGGPRGDLYIYVEVEPDDIFMRDGNDVVCEIPVSFVQAIIGDKIKVPTLTGDAELKVPPGTQPGTLFRLRGMGIKDLRGYHKGDQIVRVQVEIPTRISREQRELVERFAQLSNEKTYPLYQRFVEKLKKSLGG; this is translated from the coding sequence ATGGCAAGACAGCGTGACTATTACGACATCCTCGGTGTCCCGCGTGAAGCGAGCGCCGAGGACATTCGTAAGGCCTATCTGAAACTCGCGCATAAGTTTCACCCGGACAAAACCGGCGGCGACAAAGCGGCCGAGGACAAACTAAAAGAAATCAACCAGGCCTACGACGTCCTCAAGAACAAGGACAAGCGCGCGAAGTACGACCAGTTCGGCCACATGGGCGAACAGATGGGTGGCGCGGAAGGCTTCGGCGGTTTTGGAGGGTTCGGCGGCGCGGGCGCGCAAGGGTTCGAGGCGCCGTTCGACGAGTTTTTCGACGTGCTCTTCGGCCGGTCCAGCGGCGGCGGACGCGGCAGGCGCACGGCCGCGCGCGCGGGCGCCGACCTCGAGTACCGCCTGGGAATTTCCCTGCGCGAGGCGGCGTCCGGCACGAAGAAAAAAGTAAAATTCCAGCGGCGCGAAGTGTGCAGCGATTGCAGCGGCACGGGCGCGCAAGCAGGCACGCAGCCGCAGGCCTGCGCGGACTGCCAGGGCACCGGCCAGGTTCGCCGCGCCCAAGGTTTTTTCAGCATCACGCAAACCTGCGGACGCTGCCGCGGCACGGGCCGCATCATCACCAAACCGTGCACGCGCTGCTCAGGCACGGGCCGCTACCGTGCCGAACGCGAACTGTCCGTCGACCTGCCCGGCGGCGTCGATACCGGATCGCGTCTGCGCCTCGCCGGCGAAGGCGAACCCGGCGAACACGGCGGGCCGCGCGGCGATCTGTACATCTACGTCGAAGTCGAGCCGGACGATATCTTCATGCGCGACGGCAACGATGTCGTCTGCGAGATTCCAGTGAGCTTTGTTCAGGCGATCATCGGCGACAAAATCAAAGTGCCGACCTTGACCGGCGACGCGGAATTGAAGGTTCCGCCCGGCACGCAACCGGGTACCCTGTTCCGCCTGCGCGGCATGGGCATCAAAGACCTGCGCGGCTACCACAAGGGCGATCAAATCGTCCGCGTACAGGTCGAAATCCCCACGCGTATCTCGCGCGAACAGCGCGAACTCGTCGAGCGCTTCGCCCAACTCAGCAACGAAAAAACCTATCCGCTCTACCAGCGGTTCGTCGAGAAGCTGAAAAAATCGTTGGGCGGGTAA
- the dnaK gene encoding molecular chaperone DnaK, which yields MGKVIGIDLGTTNSCVAVMEGGEPTVIANTEGARTTPSVVAFTKDGDRLVGAVAKRQAITNPQNTVFSIKRFMGRRHEEVTTEEKLVPYKVTGAPGGDCQVEVQGKSFRPPEISAIILRKMKETAENYLGEPVTQAVITVPAYFNDSQRQATKDAGKIAGLEVLRIINEPTAAALAYGLDRKKNEKVAVYDLGGGTFDISILAIGDDSFEVMSTNGDTHLGGDDFDQRVIDWIADEFLRDQGIDLRKDPMALQRLKEAAEKAKCELSSTKQTDINLPFITADASGPKHLNYTLTRSKLEQLCDDLLQRSKAPCYRAIEDAGLKASDIDEVILVGGMTRMPAVGEMVKSIFNKEPHRGVNPDEVVAVGAAIQAGVLAGEVKDVLLLDVTPLSLGIETLGGICTKLIERNTTIPVTKRQIFSTAADGQTAVTIHVLQGERELAAHNRTLGRFDLIGIPAAPRGIPQIEVTFDIDANGIVHVSAKDLGTGKEQKIRIESSSGLSESDIDKMLKDAESHAAEDAERKKGIEIRNNADSMVYSTEKTLKENADKISAEDKSAIEAAIAELKSALAGTDNSAIESAMQKLTQASHKMAEAMYAHAAQAGAGAAAGAGSEGAGGAESPGTAGEGPIDADFTVEDDKKD from the coding sequence ATGGGCAAAGTGATAGGGATCGACTTGGGCACGACGAACTCGTGCGTTGCCGTAATGGAAGGCGGCGAACCCACCGTCATCGCGAATACGGAAGGCGCGCGCACGACGCCGTCGGTGGTTGCGTTTACGAAAGACGGCGACCGCCTTGTTGGCGCCGTGGCGAAGCGCCAGGCGATCACGAACCCGCAGAATACGGTCTTTTCAATCAAGCGCTTCATGGGCCGGCGTCACGAGGAAGTGACGACGGAAGAGAAGCTTGTGCCGTATAAAGTGACCGGCGCGCCCGGCGGCGATTGCCAGGTTGAAGTGCAGGGCAAATCGTTCCGTCCGCCCGAGATTTCCGCGATCATTCTGCGCAAGATGAAGGAAACCGCCGAAAACTATCTCGGCGAGCCCGTGACGCAGGCGGTCATCACCGTACCCGCATACTTCAATGACTCGCAGCGCCAGGCGACGAAAGACGCCGGCAAAATCGCGGGCCTCGAAGTGCTGCGCATCATCAACGAACCCACGGCCGCGGCGCTCGCCTATGGTCTCGATCGCAAGAAGAACGAGAAGGTCGCCGTGTACGACCTTGGCGGCGGCACCTTCGATATCTCGATCCTCGCGATCGGCGACGACAGCTTCGAAGTGATGAGCACGAACGGCGACACGCACCTCGGCGGCGACGATTTCGACCAGCGCGTGATTGACTGGATCGCTGACGAGTTCCTGCGCGATCAGGGCATCGATCTGCGCAAGGACCCAATGGCGCTGCAACGCCTCAAGGAAGCCGCGGAAAAGGCAAAGTGCGAATTGTCGAGCACGAAGCAAACCGACATAAACCTGCCGTTCATCACGGCGGATGCGTCGGGACCGAAGCACCTGAATTACACGCTGACCCGCTCAAAGCTCGAACAACTCTGCGACGATCTGCTTCAGCGCTCGAAGGCGCCCTGCTACCGCGCCATCGAAGACGCGGGACTCAAAGCGAGTGACATAGACGAGGTCATTCTCGTCGGCGGCATGACGCGCATGCCCGCGGTCGGCGAAATGGTCAAGAGCATCTTCAACAAGGAGCCCCACCGCGGCGTGAACCCCGACGAAGTCGTCGCGGTTGGCGCGGCGATCCAGGCGGGCGTGCTCGCGGGCGAAGTGAAGGACGTGCTCCTGCTCGACGTGACGCCGCTGTCGCTCGGCATCGAAACGCTCGGCGGCATCTGCACAAAACTGATCGAGCGCAACACGACCATCCCCGTCACGAAACGGCAAATCTTCTCGACCGCGGCCGACGGCCAGACCGCGGTGACAATTCACGTGTTGCAGGGCGAGCGCGAACTCGCCGCGCACAACCGCACGCTGGGCCGTTTTGACCTCATCGGCATTCCCGCGGCCCCGCGCGGCATTCCGCAGATCGAAGTCACCTTCGATATCGACGCGAACGGCATTGTGCACGTCTCCGCGAAAGACCTCGGCACGGGTAAGGAACAGAAGATTCGGATCGAATCTTCGAGCGGCCTGTCCGAATCCGACATCGACAAGATGCTGAAGGACGCGGAGTCGCACGCGGCGGAAGACGCCGAACGCAAGAAGGGCATCGAAATCCGCAACAACGCCGACTCGATGGTCTACTCGACCGAAAAGACGCTCAAAGAAAACGCGGACAAGATCAGCGCCGAGGACAAGTCGGCGATCGAAGCCGCGATCGCCGAACTGAAATCGGCGCTCGCGGGAACGGACAACTCGGCCATCGAGTCCGCGATGCAAAAGCTCACGCAGGCCTCGCACAAGATGGCGGAGGCCATGTACGCGCACGCCGCGCAAGCGGGCGCCGGCGCGGCTGCCGGCGCCGGTTCCGAAGGCGCTGGCGGCGCGGAGTCGCCGGGCACGGCAGGCGAAGGTCCTATCGACGCGGACTTCACCGTCGAAGACGACAAGAAGGATTAA
- the grpE gene encoding nucleotide exchange factor GrpE, with protein sequence MRLRMKKSHEEKTELEKRLEAEVAAEEAAAVESAAPSVETEPAPEPAIDVDALVRERAALADQVLRMRAEFDNYRKRMARDADRVRQQAAEALIRDLLPVVDHLELAMKHRDGGPDALAEGVGMVLRQFHDVLVRHGVEPITAAGEPFNPEVHEAVTQRESDDVPAQAVIEEFQKGYKLGQMVLRPAKVVVSLGTPGQDEAVEDAAAVEETLEQS encoded by the coding sequence ATGCGTTTACGAATGAAGAAGTCGCACGAAGAAAAGACCGAACTCGAAAAACGTTTGGAAGCGGAGGTCGCGGCGGAAGAAGCGGCCGCGGTGGAGTCGGCTGCGCCTTCCGTGGAAACCGAGCCCGCGCCGGAGCCGGCGATTGACGTCGATGCGCTCGTTCGCGAGCGCGCCGCGTTGGCGGACCAAGTGCTCCGCATGCGCGCGGAGTTCGACAACTATCGCAAGCGCATGGCGCGCGACGCGGACCGCGTGCGTCAGCAGGCCGCCGAAGCGCTGATTCGCGATCTGCTTCCCGTGGTGGACCACTTGGAGTTGGCGATGAAGCACCGCGACGGCGGGCCGGACGCCCTGGCCGAAGGCGTTGGCATGGTCTTGCGCCAGTTTCACGACGTGCTCGTCCGGCACGGCGTGGAACCGATCACGGCGGCAGGCGAACCGTTCAACCCGGAGGTGCACGAGGCCGTGACACAGCGCGAGTCGGACGACGTGCCCGCGCAGGCCGTCATCGAAGAGTTTCAGAAAGGTTACAAGCTCGGGCAGATGGTCCTGCGGCCGGCCAAGGTCGTCGTGTCGCTTGGTACTCCCGGACAGGACGAGGCGGTTGAAGACGCAGCCGCGGTCGAAGAAACTTTGGAACAAAGTTGA
- the hrcA gene encoding heat-inducible transcription repressor HrcA: MRQDADLSERENLILQAAVHSYITTAEPVGSRAIVKRFGIDLSAATVRNVMADLEEAGYLQQLHTSSGRVPTDLGYRYYVDYLMRVQELTLQERARIESELTARLNDADEVMRQTSHLLALLSHQTGIVESPDEGDAQVNRIEVVPLTPSRVAVLIADNVGRVRTHMVSLEPSIESALVPRLSAFLNENFRGVPVDRLMTSVQTRLRMFLDEQRLLAEEALRVLQLLPANRPGTLYLEGATQLFEQPEFRDVDRAREVFVLLDEKERLLEILRSAVMQGESPRTTVVIGREAPGDGVEGISLVAAPYLVGTKKVGMIGVLGPRRMAYPKVTALVDYTAGLLSRLLTRLAT; this comes from the coding sequence CGACGGCGGAGCCGGTCGGGTCTCGCGCCATCGTGAAGCGGTTCGGCATCGATTTGAGCGCCGCGACGGTGCGCAACGTGATGGCCGACCTCGAAGAGGCCGGCTATTTACAGCAATTGCACACCAGCTCCGGGCGGGTGCCGACCGACCTGGGCTACCGGTATTACGTCGACTACTTGATGCGCGTACAGGAGCTGACGCTCCAGGAACGCGCGCGCATCGAATCGGAATTGACCGCGCGGCTGAACGACGCGGACGAGGTCATGCGGCAGACGAGCCACCTGCTTGCGCTGCTGTCGCACCAGACCGGCATTGTCGAGTCTCCGGACGAAGGCGATGCGCAGGTAAACCGGATTGAAGTGGTCCCGTTGACTCCGTCGCGGGTCGCCGTGCTGATTGCGGACAACGTGGGCCGTGTGCGAACGCACATGGTGTCCCTCGAGCCCAGCATCGAATCGGCGCTCGTGCCGAGGTTGAGCGCGTTCTTGAACGAGAACTTCCGCGGCGTGCCGGTGGATCGATTGATGACCTCGGTGCAAACGCGGCTGCGGATGTTTCTGGACGAGCAGCGGCTGCTCGCCGAAGAGGCGTTGCGCGTGTTGCAACTGCTTCCGGCGAACCGGCCGGGAACGTTGTACCTCGAAGGCGCCACGCAGCTCTTCGAGCAGCCCGAGTTCCGCGACGTGGACCGCGCGCGCGAAGTCTTCGTCCTGCTGGACGAGAAAGAGCGGTTGCTGGAGATTCTGAGGTCCGCCGTCATGCAGGGCGAGTCGCCCCGCACAACGGTTGTGATCGGGCGGGAGGCCCCAGGCGATGGCGTCGAGGGAATCAGCCTCGTCGCCGCGCCGTACCTCGTCGGTACGAAGAAGGTCGGAATGATCGGGGTCCTTGGCCCACGCCGGATGGCGTACCCGAAGGTGACCGCGCTCGTGGATTACACGGCCGGATTGTTGAGCCGATTGTTAACGCGGCTGGCGACATAG